The DNA segment GGTTTTTAGGCTCAACTCCTTTGAAGGCTGTGAGCCAGTCAGGACTTTTAGGCTCTATACTGGCTCAGAAAGCAGACTGTTTAAATTCCTCATGGATGCGCGCAAAGACAAAAACTTTGCGGATTTTGGCGTATGCCTTTACTGACCGGGGACTTGAATCACAATAAACTCCACTCTTCTGTTGGTAAACCTTCCTATGGGAGTGGTGTTATCCGCTATGTATCTTTCTTTTCCAAAGCCAGCAACTTCTATCCTGTCCGCAGGTATACCAGCCCTTACAAGATAGTCTCTTACCGCCTGAGCCCTTCTTAAGGCGAGCCTATCGTTGTATGCCTTTGAGCCTATATCATCTGTAAAGCCTTCTATCCTTACCCTTACATTTGGATTTTCCTTAAGCACCTTTACCACCTCGTTAAGGAGGGGGATATATTCCTTCTTTATGGTGGATTTGTTAAAATCAAAGTGAATCCTTGCGGGTATCATGAGAGGCTCTTCCTGGATTTGAGAAGGCATAGGAGTAAGCGTGGGTCTTATTGTGGGCTCTTCAACCCTTGCAAGCTCTGGAACAAAGGGCTTGCCTGTATAGCACTCAAGGTTTCCCTCTTTTGCTATATTGACCTTTTCAGTGGCACTGTTTATTTCCGCTTGAGCCTTTGAGTAAAAGTCTACAAGCCTTGTAATATTAGGTCTGGGTTTTGAAAGCTCATAAACCATGGCATCATAATATACTTCCGCCCTTGCAAGCTCAGCAGGAGCACAGCTTAGAGCTTTGTTTTCTCTAATATACTTCAAGCCTGCATTAAGAGAGCTTATATCAAGCCCAAGAGCCCTTTGGGATTCTGCCGTATTTGCATTAACCTGCGTTATGAACTCTATATGGTCAAGCTCTAACTTACCTGAACCAGCCTTAGAGAGAGCATTAAAGCTCTTTATCATAAATACCCTTGAGCCTACTTCATCCATCTCAGAAGCCAGTATTTTAGCCACATCTCTGTTTGCCTTTGCCTTTTCAAAATGATAAGGGTTTTTCTTGTCCACCTCTTCCCTCTTTGCGAGCTCAATACCTTTTTGAACCTGATTTAGACCCTCAAGAAGCCTCATGTTAGAAAAGTCCTGTGCAAAAAGGACAGTAGAGCTTGCTACCAAAAGCACAAACCTTTTCATGCCTTCCCTCCGTTCTTTTTATTCTACAATAAAATTTTACGCCATGAGGGCAGTCCTGCAAAGAGTAAAGCAGTCTAAGGTTTTTGTGGATGGTGTAGAGGTGGCGAGCATAGGAGAGGGGTTAAATATCCTTTTAGGTGTAGGTGTTGGGGATACAGAGGAGGATGTGAAAAAGCTTGTAGAAAAAACGGTAAACCTCCGAATATTTGAAGACAGCTCTGGAAAGTTTAACCTCTCTATTCTTGATGTGAAGGGGTCTGCCCTTGTGGTTTCTCAATTTACTCTTTACGCTAACGTAAAAAAGGGTAGAAGACCAAGTTTTGAGTATGCGGAGAAGCCAGACAGAGCAAGGGAGCTTTATGAACTCTTTGTAAAGAAACTTTCAGAGTATGTGCCCACTCAATGTGGTGTATTTGGTGCTACAATGGAGGTGCATATAGTCAACTGGGGACCAGTAACTATAATTCTTGATAGTAAGGAGCTTTAGAGCTCAATCTCTACCAGCATAGTAAAGGGTATAGCTATACCGCTTAAAA comes from the Aquificaceae bacterium genome and includes:
- a CDS encoding OmpA family protein, with the translated sequence MKRFVLLVASSTVLFAQDFSNMRLLEGLNQVQKGIELAKREEVDKKNPYHFEKAKANRDVAKILASEMDEVGSRVFMIKSFNALSKAGSGKLELDHIEFITQVNANTAESQRALGLDISSLNAGLKYIRENKALSCAPAELARAEVYYDAMVYELSKPRPNITRLVDFYSKAQAEINSATEKVNIAKEGNLECYTGKPFVPELARVEEPTIRPTLTPMPSQIQEEPLMIPARIHFDFNKSTIKKEYIPLLNEVVKVLKENPNVRVRIEGFTDDIGSKAYNDRLALRRAQAVRDYLVRAGIPADRIEVAGFGKERYIADNTTPIGRFTNRRVEFIVIQVPGQ
- the dtd gene encoding D-aminoacyl-tRNA deacylase, which translates into the protein MRAVLQRVKQSKVFVDGVEVASIGEGLNILLGVGVGDTEEDVKKLVEKTVNLRIFEDSSGKFNLSILDVKGSALVVSQFTLYANVKKGRRPSFEYAEKPDRARELYELFVKKLSEYVPTQCGVFGATMEVHIVNWGPVTIILDSKEL